TCCACTATTTCATTTCTGCTCTGTCGAAAAGTCAGGTAATTACACAGTTAGATAATGTATACAATGTATAATTAGATCATGTTTGCATAACTGCTAATgcacaggttttagatgtgaagTAGTATACTCTAGGTTGTGATTGTTGTAAGTAGGAGTCAATCTAATTCATGTGTAACATAATTTTTCTAGATGGGGAAATCTAAATGAGCCAGTAGCAAGGATACATTACATCAAAGCGTTGCAAGATCATCACACAGATTTCCAGGTGACAACAGCAGGCCTCATCATCAACACATCTTTGCCATGGATCGGTGCATCGCCAGATGGGATCATTACATGTGTCTGCCATGGTAAAGGTGTGCTTGAAATAAAATGTCCCTTTACCCTCAAAAATAGCTCTCTTGCCAACAGGTGTAACACTGACACAAACTTCTGTCTAGTGGAAAAGGACAATGTGATGACACTGAAGGCAAATCACAAATACATGTCACAAGTTCAAGCCCAAATGCGTATTGCAGGTGTACAGCATTGTGACTTTGTTGTGTGGAGTCCCACTGAAATGTTTATACAACGCATTCAGTTTGATGACGTGTTCTTCAGTGAGACGTACAGCAGAGTAGTGCAGTTCATCAAAACTAGACTTCTGCCAGAACTTTTGGGAAAGTACTACACAGTACCACGCATAGT
This genomic stretch from Girardinichthys multiradiatus isolate DD_20200921_A chromosome 3, DD_fGirMul_XY1, whole genome shotgun sequence harbors:
- the LOC124866214 gene encoding uncharacterized protein LOC124866214 isoform X1, with protein sequence MRWGNLNEPVARIHYIKALQDHHTDFQVTTAGLIINTSLPWIGASPDGIITCVCHGKGVLEIKCPFTLKNSSLANRCNTDTNFCLVEKDNVMTLKANHKYMSQVQAQMRIAGVQHCDFVVWSPTEMFIQRIQFDDVFFSETYSRVVQFIKTRLLPELLGKYYTVPRIVVSPISEKQPHSGCYCGEPQGAPEDVVICASKLCKRGHFHRSCLQMTRVPKVWKCYECRKIKPN